The following coding sequences are from one Humulus lupulus chromosome X, drHumLupu1.1, whole genome shotgun sequence window:
- the LOC133804657 gene encoding uncharacterized protein LOC133804657 gives MVLPDPLFAAEWKDDDTAIRHIPKAGLEKLNLGCCLEEVESDLLADVVVDPPGQMNQDDYFLQLVCKMGDFLAQVDDEEVHSSNGNEENSGQDDDETEVFVMNIPYDFEGMEYDGEAYMDYSEEDSMDYSEEEIIETNDDEP, from the coding sequence ATGGTGTTACCAGATCCTCTATTTGCTGCGGAGTGGAAAGATGATGACACAGCTATAAGACATATCCCTAAAGCAGGTCTTGAAAAATTGAATTTGGGTTGCTGCCTCGAGGAAGTGGAGTCTGATCTCCTTGCTGATGTTGTTGTCGATCCACCTGGACAAATGAACCAAGATGATTACTTTTTACAACTTGTTTGTAAAATGGGTGATTTTCTTGCTCAAGTGGATGATGAAGAAGTTCATTCTTCCAATGGCAATGAAGAAAATTCAGGGCAAGATGATGATGAAACGGAAGTGTTTGTAATGAATATCCCATATGACTTTGAGGGCATGGAGTATGATGGGGAAGCCTATATGGATTACTCTGAAGAAGACTCCATGGATTACTCTGAAGAAGAAATAATTGAAACCAATGATGATGAGCCATAA